TTTTTAAATTTTGCTGTTGGCAGGTATGGCAAGGCCAGCTTGCGCGGATTTCGTATGTGTGTGAAAAAGAAAGGAAAAAGGGGGGAGGAAAAAGGGAGAAGGGGGGTTTGTTTGGCTAGAGCGCGTTGTTTCTTCCGCCAAACATGCTTCCCATGTTGCCCTTGAACCTGGTCATGGCCACGATGAATGCAACCGCTATTGCGGCGATTATCGCTGCACTTACCGGGAACTCGGGCACGACTACTACGTTAAAGTCCGCTTCCTCTGTAAACGCGCCGGTGCTGACTCCACTCACCGAGTTGAGAATCACGCTGATGCTGACCGGTCCTCCGTCGCCCATCTTGACCGTCTGGGTTCCTGACGAACTAGAGCCTGTAAACGCGTTCTTTTTGTCGTAAATGACATTTCCGCTCTTGTCCGTCACGGTAAAGTCATAGCTGACCCTCTGAAGCCCCTGTCCGTTATTATCTGCAAAGCTGACGGTGAACGTCGTGTTGCCATTTGGCTGTATGTCGACCGGGTTCCAGCTCAGAGTCACGTCATAGGTTCCGCGCCGCGTGGACTGCTGGAGCGGGGGCTGCGGGATCTCTTCGACTGACTGTGGAGCCGGCGGCTGGCCCGTGCCTGTCGCAAGCAGTTCATACTTGAACTGGGTCGGCGGCTGGCCTGATGCCACCTCTACAAACGTCTCTGCCTTGACCGGGAACGGGAATTCGTTGAGTATCCACATCTTGTTGTCCACGCCCTTGTGCCATCCCACCACTGTCGTGTCATACGTGCCTGCTGGCACCGTGACCTGTTGTGACCCCTGCGGCTTGAGCTCTTCTCCACCTATTGCAGCTATCTTGCCCCACGAGCCGGCTTTGAGCGAAAGGGGCTTTGATACCGATGTGAACGCTTCGAGCCACTGGAGCGAGCGGCCATAGCCTCCGACGAAAACCCTCATGTCGTCCGGCACCTGCGACCCTCCGCCGAGGGCTGCAAGGTTGTCTCCAAGTATGAGCGTGCCATTAAAGACCTCTCCTTTGTATTCAACAAACGTCGGCGCCACCCAGTTGCCGTCGGCATTCTTTTCCTTGAAGTAGATCGTCATGTCAAACGGCGCGCCGTTGTTGGTGTCATATTCCTGTATCCTGTATTTTACATACATGTCCTGTTTGGCGCCTTCGCCTACATACCAGAGGTCGTCGACCGCGTAAGCGCTCTTGACGCTCATAACACTGGTCAGGACTCCGAAAACCAGTACTGCAGCTATCGCCGAGAAGGCGAAATACCTGGACTCCATTATAATGGAAGTAAAATTTGCAACCTGATAAATGTTTATTTTTAGCCTCTTGCCCGCCGCTTTGCGGCGGCGACGATAAATAAATAAGTGGAGCACTTCAAGACAGATGCAGCAGAGAGACATATGTGCAAATGTGCCAAGGTCACGTTCTATGAAGTAGAGTTCAAGCTCTCGGGGTTGAGGGTCATCCCGACGCACAAGAACTGCGGCGAGGGGCTGAACGACGACCAGTTCAACTCGTTCGAGAAGGAGCTCGTCAAGTACTGGGGCTTTGAGCAAAAGTAGTGTGCTTCTTCTCTATTTATATTTGAAATTCTGTCACTGTTTAAATGCTCCAATAGCTGCCCTTGGCTCATATACGCCAACTTTATTAATGCCGGAGCAAAATGCGTCCTTGGTGGTTTTGAGTGACCAAAATGTATAGCGTAACGATCGAAACGACAGGCGTGGATGCAGCTGAAGCCAAGGACTGGGCAAACGAGCTCGCAAACGTGTATGCCGATATGGCAGTTTCGGACGTAAACGTCTCTGGCAACAAGATCTCATTCAAGGCTGGGATGACCGGCATGGATGACACCGAGCCGGACGACATCAAGATGAAGCTTGATGAGTACGTCACGATGCACGAGGCGTTCAGCGTCAAGAAAATAGACATCCGCTAGGCCAATTCCGGCCTTTTTTCTTGTTTTCATTCTCCACCGATGCATACAAATCATAACCGATTGTTACTAATATAGAAATAGAAATTTTGCAAAGTGTGGGGGTAATCAACACATGACTTGCAAGGGTATATGCATCCGTCACAAGGCTCAAAAGCCAGTCGGCTCGGGCAGGTACGCCAGCGGGCAGAAGAGGTGCCAGATCTGCGAGATATTCATCAAGTGGGACGGCCTCTGGTGCCCGTGCTGCGGGTACAGGCTCCGCACAAAGCCAAGGAACCTGAAGTACAAGGCAAAGCTGCGCGCCAAGGCCGCCAAGATGGTCGAGGAAGCGCCGCCGGTCCTGACAGTCAGAAGAAAGTAGCAGTAGTAGTAGCATCCGTCTTTAGGCCCCTTTTTGCGGCCAAAGACAGGCTCTTCTGCAGCTTCTCCAGCTGCTGCTCATCGCCAGATAAGTCCATCGCAAGCTGGACAAGCTTGGAATAGCGCCTGAAAAACGCGTCGTTTCTTGAAGCCAGGTTTTCCGCCGCGACCCTGCCGGCGTAATAGTAGCAGTCAGCAAGCATGCTCTTTTCGAGCAGGTGCTCTATCTTGGCGCGTACAAGCTCCCTGTCATAGTCCTTTGATTTCAGCTCCAGCATTGCTTCTGTCGACCTTGCTATTGCCGGCCTGGTGGCGCGCTCTATCCCGATGCATTCAAGCGCAACCTGGACGCCGTCTGCCGCGTCGGCAGGCAGATCCGCCTGCCTTGCCTGGGCAAGCTCGTGCAGGGGCATCGGACGCGCGCCGAAAACCGCAAGGGTGCCGGCGACAAGGTGGTACGAGGCCATCTTGAGCCACATGGCGCCTGTCGCCGGCTGTTGTTTCTCCCTGGAAAGCTTGAACCTTTGCTGGCAGAAAAGCGAGCTTACAAGCGCCTTTCTGCCGGACGCAAAAAGGGCCCTTTTGAACTTCTCCTCTGTTATGCCATTGAGAGCCGATGAAACGTAAAACTCTTTGGAATCTCTTATTATTGACATGCCCTTCAAGGCGACGAGGTGATCCCTGGGCCGGCTGATGTGCACCAGCTCTACAACGTGGCCGTCGACCTTTTCCAGCCTGTTCTCGCCCTGCCCAAACACGGCAATGTCGTACTCGCAGCAAGTGTGGGACATTTCGCCGGTGGCCCTGCAACCCACCAGGCCTGTCGGATGGGGCAGCTCTGCGGCATAATCCCTGACTGCCTTGGGCACCAACACCATGCCAAGGGCCGGTACACGCATTAAAGCTTATACGGGCGACAGGGTGAAAATTGCCTGCGCAATATGAAAAAAAAGACTAGCAACAGCGCGGTTTCGGGTCTTGCAGGCAAGATAAAATCCGGCAAGGTGAAAATTGCCGTCTACGGCCTTGGCCATGTCGGCTCGCCTATAGCATCCGTGTGGCTCCGGTTTGGCGCCCACGTCATAGGAGTAGACAAGTCGCCTTCAGTTCTTGAAAGCGCCAGAAAGGGCAGGACGCACGTGCCAGAGCCTGGCGTGAACGAGGCGTTTTCAAAGGGGCTCAAGCAAAAGCGCTTCTCTGTTTATGATGATCCGGTCAGGGCGTCGCAGGACTCACAGGTGAAGATGATCTGCGTGCCGGTGCTGACAGTCGGCCAGTCGCTTTCTGCCGACCTTGGCGCAGTCAAGCAGGTCGCCTCGTCGGTGGGAAAGGGGCTCAAAAAGGGCGACCTTGTGGTCCTGAACCCGAGCGTTCCTCCCGGCACTTCCGAAGACGTCGTCGTCCCGATACTGGAAAAGGAAAGCGGCGGGCTCCAGGCAGAGCGCGACTTTTTCATGGTCTACAGCCCCGAGCGCATCTACGAGGGAAGGGCGATTGAGGACATTGAGGAGCGCTACCCTGCAATAGTGTCTGGCGCCGGCCCAAAAAGCGTCGAGGCAGGCTCAAAGCTGTTCTCGCTCGTGTTCAGGCGCGGCGTGATAACGATGACAAACATGCGCACAGCCGAGGCAGAGAAACTGCTTGAAGGCGTGTACAGGGACGTCAACATCGCCCTTGCAAACGAGATGGCGCGCTTTTGCGAAAAGGTGGGAGTCGACTTTTGGGAGGCAAGGGAAGGGGCAAACTCGCAGCCGTTCTGCCACATCCACAAGCCCGGAGTCGGAGTCGGCGGGGCCTGCATACCCGTCTACCCACAGTTCATACTGCACACGGCCGACATGGCAAAAGCCGAGTGCAACATCACCAGGCTTGGCAGGAACGTCAACGACTCGATGCCGGCGTACTGCGTGTCGCAGGCGCTAAGCCTCCTTGACGGGGTTACTGCGCCGGCGCAGTGCAAGGTGGCGGTCCTCGGCCTTGCGTTCCGCGGAGGCGTGTCCGACACCCGGCTTTCGCCGACCTACAGCGTCATCGACGAGCTGAAAAAGGCCGGCGTCGCGGAAATCCGCGTCCACGACCCGATGGTGAAAAGCGACCCGGCGCTTGCGGCAGACATCAAACTAACGCAGGACCTGCGGGCCGCGCTAAATGGCGCAGACCTCGTGGTGCTTGCCACCGACCACAAAGAGTACCAAAAGCTGTCAAAGCGTGACACGGGCGACGCAGCGGTGTACGACGGCCGGGGCATGCTTGACGGGACGAAATTTGCCGGCAGGTTTGCGTCGATAGGCCGAAAGAAGGAGAGCATCCCGTAGGCAAGCGCAAAAATATTTTGATACTCTTGTGTCCGTGAGAACTGGCGTGCACAAGCTGGCGCTCGCCGGCCTAGCGGCCCTTGGAGTTGGGTTTGTTCTGGAGGTGCTCGCGTCATTCAGCTTTTCCGTCGTATGCAACTGCCCTGCGATGAGAGCCGGCGATGACGTGTCAGTGATGTGCCCCTGCATCGCCGAGCCGCGTCTTGCCGCAGCCGTGCTGTCGGCAGCCGGCTTTTCTGCGATCATTGCCGGGGCGGTCCTGCTTGCAATAGGGCTGAAAAAACGCAAGAAAAACCCTAGTTAGGTTTAATACCGCCCAAGAGGCGTTTTTCTTCCTGCTTGGCCAAGAGCAAGAAGAAGAACCTCGATCTTTTGCTTACCGTAGAATGGAAAGACAACGCAGTTGTCATGATTGACCAGACAAAGCTTCCAAACAAGCTGGTGTACGTCAAGTGCACCGACTACCACCAGGTTGCAGACGCGATAAAAAAGCTGGTGGTCAGGGGCGCGCCTGCAATAGGCGTGAGCGCGGCGCTGGGGCTTGCGCTTGCCGCGCAGAACAGTAACGCCAATACGCTTCCAGAGCTCATGACCGACCTTGACACCGCGTTCAAGGAGCTGAGGGCGACGCGCCCGACCGCGGTCAACCTGTTCTGGGCGCTAGAGCGCGTGATGGGAAAAGCCAAGCGCGCCAAGACGCTTGAAGATGCAAAAAAGACCGTGCTTTCCGAGGCGCAAAAAATGTGGGAAGAAGATGTCAAGGCCAACAAGGAGATGGGCGCAAACGGGGCAAGGCTGTTCCGGGACGGAGACGTGGTGCTGACGCACTGCAACGCCGGCTCGCTTGCGACAGTCGCATACGGCACCGCGCTTGGCGTGATAAGGGCGGCAAGAGAATCGGGCAAGCGGCTGAGCGTGATAGCGACCGAGACGAGGCCGGTGATGCAGGGTGCAAGGCTCACCGCGTTTGAACTGCAGCATGACGGGGTCGACGTCAGCCTGATACCTGACACGGCCGTGGGCCACATGATGGCAAGGGGCGCAATAAAGCGCGTCATTGTCGGCGCAGACAGGGTGCTTCGTACAGGCCACGTCTTTAACAAGATTGGGACCTATCAGGTGGCGATACTTGCAGGCAGGCACAAGGTGCCGTTCTACGTCGCGGCCCCGTTGTCGACGTTTGACTTTGAGAGCGATCCAAAAGACGTCGTGATAGAGGAGCGCTCTGTCGACGAGGTGGTAAAGGTGGGCAAAAAGAGGGTCGCGCCAAAGGGCGTCAGGATATTTAATCCCGCGTTTGACATGACGCCTCCAGAGCTGATAACAGGCATCATCACCGAAAGGGGCGTGCTAAAGCCGCCCTTTGAAAAGAACCTGAAGGCGCTTTTGGGCTAGCGCGACAAGTATTTATCGTGTGGCAGACAAGTACCCCTGCCAATGTCGGCTGCAAAACAGGTCACCGAGGACCAGATTTACGGCGCGCTAAAGAAATGCATGGACCCAGAGATCCCAGTAAACGTGGTGGACCTTGGGCTCATTTATGGAGTCAATATAGCTGACGGCAAAAACGTCGACATCAAGATGACCATGACCACGCGCGGCTGCCCGCTGCATGACACGCTCGTAAGCGACGTCAAGCGCTACGTGGGCAAGGTGCCCGGGATAGGGAGCATCAACGTCGAGATAGTCTGGGACCCGCCATGGAGCCTGGACAAGATGAACCCGCAGGTGCGCGAGCAGCTCGGGTTTGGAAAGCCGAAACTGCGCTTCCAGATAGACTATGAAAAGGCCAGGCCCTTGAAGGCGGGCAGGTACGCCAAGCAGGAGGACG
The sequence above is drawn from the Nitrososphaera viennensis EN76 genome and encodes:
- a CDS encoding nucleotide sugar dehydrogenase produces the protein MKKKTSNSAVSGLAGKIKSGKVKIAVYGLGHVGSPIASVWLRFGAHVIGVDKSPSVLESARKGRTHVPEPGVNEAFSKGLKQKRFSVYDDPVRASQDSQVKMICVPVLTVGQSLSADLGAVKQVASSVGKGLKKGDLVVLNPSVPPGTSEDVVVPILEKESGGLQAERDFFMVYSPERIYEGRAIEDIEERYPAIVSGAGPKSVEAGSKLFSLVFRRGVITMTNMRTAEAEKLLEGVYRDVNIALANEMARFCEKVGVDFWEAREGANSQPFCHIHKPGVGVGGACIPVYPQFILHTADMAKAECNITRLGRNVNDSMPAYCVSQALSLLDGVTAPAQCKVAVLGLAFRGGVSDTRLSPTYSVIDELKKAGVAEIRVHDPMVKSDPALAADIKLTQDLRAALNGADLVVLATDHKEYQKLSKRDTGDAAVYDGRGMLDGTKFAGRFASIGRKKESIP
- the mtnA gene encoding S-methyl-5-thioribose-1-phosphate isomerase; its protein translation is MAKSKKKNLDLLLTVEWKDNAVVMIDQTKLPNKLVYVKCTDYHQVADAIKKLVVRGAPAIGVSAALGLALAAQNSNANTLPELMTDLDTAFKELRATRPTAVNLFWALERVMGKAKRAKTLEDAKKTVLSEAQKMWEEDVKANKEMGANGARLFRDGDVVLTHCNAGSLATVAYGTALGVIRAARESGKRLSVIATETRPVMQGARLTAFELQHDGVDVSLIPDTAVGHMMARGAIKRVIVGADRVLRTGHVFNKIGTYQVAILAGRHKVPFYVAAPLSTFDFESDPKDVVIEERSVDEVVKVGKKRVAPKGVRIFNPAFDMTPPELITGIITERGVLKPPFEKNLKALLG
- a CDS encoding PqqD family peptide modification chaperone; this translates as MSAAKQVTEDQIYGALKKCMDPEIPVNVVDLGLIYGVNIADGKNVDIKMTMTTRGCPLHDTLVSDVKRYVGKVPGIGSINVEIVWDPPWSLDKMNPQVREQLGFGKPKLRFQIDYEKARPLKAGRYAKQEDGSMILANDKDQGFMVNEAIIEFWNTCDGTKTINQLTDQFSAKLGMPRQQVEQEVVQLVQQLLEAELLKA